Within the Halomonas sp. HL-93 genome, the region AGGGCTTGTCGTCGGGCTATCTGCCCATTGGCGCGGTGCTGGTGGGAGACCGCGTGGCCGATACATTGATAGAAGATGGCGGTGAGTTCTTCCACGGCTTTACTTACTCCGGCCACCCGGTCTGTGCGGCTGTGGCGCTTAAAAACCTCGAGCTGATGGAAAGTGAGCAGGTGGTCGACAACGTTCGCCATGACCTGGGCCCTTATCTGGCGAAACGTTGGCAGGCGTTGGCGGAACACCCGTTAGTTGGTGAAGCTCGCTCGCTAGGCCTGATCGGGGCACTTGAGCTGGTTGCTGACAAGACGACCGGTGTGCGCTTCGATAAATCCCTTTCGGTAGGCAATCTGTGTCGTGATTTGTGTTTCGAAAGCGGGCTAGTGATGCGCTCAGTGGGCGACACCATGGTGATATCCCCGCCGCTTATCATCACGCACAGTGAAATTGATGAACTGGTGAGCAAAGCGCGTTTGGCACTGGACAAAACAGCCGAAAAGCTGGCGATAACACACCCCATGGAGAGTGCATAATGGCGGCAGATAACACGAAAACCCTAGCCGACTGGCAAGCAAAAGCAGCGTCACTGAGCTTTGAAACGCGCGCTTTTATCAATGGTGAGTTTGTGGCCGCCGCAGGTGGCAGCACACTGACCAGTATCAATCCTGCTACCGGAAGCGTGCTTGCCGAGGTGGCCAGCTGCGATGCGCCAGAGGCTGAGCGTGCAACGCAAGCGGCCCGTGAAACCTTTGATAGCGGTGTCTGGTCACGTTGCCCTCCGAGTCAACGCAAGCGCGTGTTGCTGCGCCTCGCGGATTTGGTAGAGACGCACCGCGATGAGTTGGCGTTACTCGATACGCTCGATATGGGTAAGCCGATTTCCAGCTCGCTTGGGGATTTGGCAGGCACCGTTGCCTGCTTGCGCTATCAGGCGGAATGTATCGATAAACTCTATGGCGAAGTGGCCCCCACGGGAGATCGTGCGCTCGGATTGGTGCTACGTGAACCCATGGGCGTTGTTGCGGCGATCGTGCCATGGAATTTTCCACTGATGATGACGTCCTGGAAGATTGCCCCGGCACTGGCCGCGGGCAACAGCGTGGTTCTCAAACCGTCGGAAAAATCGCCGTTGTCGGCGCTGCGCTTGGCGCATCTTGCCCAGGAAGCCGGTATTCCTGACGGCGTATTTCAGGTTTTACCCGGTTACGGCCATACGGTGGGCAAAGCACTGGCGCTCTCCATGCAGGTAGATTGCTTGGCGTTTACCGGCTCCACGGCGGTGGGTAAACAGCTCATGCAGTACGCCGGACAATCCAACCTGAAACGCGTGTTTCTAGAGTGCGGTGGCAAAAGCCCAAACATCGTTTTTGCGGACTGTCAGCATCTAGATGCCGTCGCCCAAAGCGCTGCAGAAGCTATTTTCCACAACCAAGGTGAAGTCTGTATTGCCGGTTCGCGCCTGTTGGTGGAAAACAGTATTCGCAAGGAGTTTGTGGCCCGTGTGGTGAAAGCCGCTGAGCACATGCAGCCAGGAGACCCGCTCGACCCGGATAGCTTCATGGGCGCCATGGTCGATGAAGCGCAGTACCACCGGGTACTTGAGTATATTCGCCAAGGCGAAAGCGAAGGCGCCACCCTGACGCTAGGGGGTGAAGCCAATCACTCCCAGGGATATTTCCTGTCGCCGACGATTTTCGATGACGTTACTCCCGATATGCGCATTGGCCGCGAAGAAATCTTTGGCCCCGTGCTGAGCGTGTTCGGTTTCGACAGCGAAGAGCAAGCGATTGCACTGGCCAATGATAGTGACTTTGGCCTCGCTGCCGGCGTTTGGAGCCAGGACATTGACCGCATTATGCGGGTCTCTCGGCGTCTGCAATCCGGTCAGGTATACGTGAATAACTGGGCGGGTATCGATCAGACAGTACCCTTTGGCGGCGTTAAACAGTCGGGCAATGGGCGCGATAAATCGCTTCATGCGCAGGAGAAATACTGCGAAGTGAAGACGGTGTGGATGTCGCTGAGCGTTTGAACCCTCGAAGTTCGTAACGAACTTCACCTGGGTACTTCACCCTTTATTGATTCGATTCAACAGCGCTAGGTGTCACGGCAAAAGCCGTGCCCCTCGCCGAGGGGGCCTTGTGCCTGAAAAACCAATAAAAACAAGCATAAGAAGGATCGGAGTCGCCATCACTGCAAGGATTTCCTAACGGAAATACGACGACCAATAATCAAATATTAAGTGAGGACATTATGTCGACTGACCACACTGCTAAAGAAGACCAAGAAACTCCCCGCCCAAGTTTGAAAGCGACCATGATACCTATTGTGTTTATGGCGGCATCATTGGGCATTTTTATCGGCTATTTCGAGACGGATCCGCACTTGCCACTTTTTTTGAGTGCGATTGTCGCGACGATAGTGGCTATTGCGACGGGTAGTCGCTGGAAGCATCTCGAAGCGGGAATCATGCGCTCTATTGGCCTGACCACTCAGGCGATTGTGATTCTCATCATTATCGGCACCATTATTGGCTACTGGATTGCCGGTGGCATTGTGCCCACCATGATCTATTACGGGCTGAGTATTCTGGCACCGGACTACTTTTTGGTCGCGGCGTGCCTGATCTGCTGCTTGGTATCGCTGGCTGGCGGTAACGCCTGGACGGCGGCCGGCACTATTGGCATCGCTCTGATGGGGGTCGGTGAAGGACTAGGCCTTAATCCGGCGATGGTAGCCGGCGCCGTGATCTCTGGGGTTTATTTTGGCGACAAGATTTCTCCGCTTTCCGAAACTACCAACATGGCGCCAGGTGTCGTCGGTGTCGATCTGTTTGAACACATTCGCTATATGCTCTACACCACGGTTCCTGCGCTTGCAGTAGCGCTGGTGCTTTACACCATTCTTGGTCTGAACATGACGCCTTCCGGCGATGGCGCGACACAAGTCGCCGAGTTGCAGCAGAGCTTAAATGAGCTCTTTATCATTAGCCCCTGGCTGCTGCTAGTGCCTGCGGCAGTAATCGTGATGATGATCAAAAAGGTGCCGGCTATCCCTGCGCTTGCTGTTGGTTCGCTAATGGGGATCGTCTGCGCGATTGTGGTTCAGGGTGTGCCTCTAGACGATAGCTTCACTATTTTTGTGGAAGGCTATTCGGTAGACACTGGCAATGTCACGGTGGACGACCTGCTGACCAACGGCGGTACTGACGCCATGATGTGGACGGTTTCATTGATCATCATTGCAATGAGCTTTGGCGGGATTCTTGAGTCTGCGGGTTTCTTTCGCACTATTGTAGAAAGCCTGCTTAAACTGGCCAAGACGACTGGCAGCTTGATCGCTACCACGGTGGCGACGGCGATGACCGCTAATGTAGTAGGTTGTGATCAGTATTTGAGCATTATCCTACCTGCCCGTATGTATGCCAACGAGTTCCAGCGTCGCTCGCTTAAGCTGAAAAACCTTTCGCGCACGGTAGAGGATGCCGGCACCATGACATCACCGCTAGTACCTTGGAATACTTGTGGTGCCTTCATGTTTGCCACGCTTGGTGTCAGTGCTTTCAGCTACGCGCCCTATGCCTTTCTAGCGTTGCTTAGTCCGCTATTTGCCATTCTTTACGGCTTTACCGGTTTCCGGATTGCTTACGAAGACGTACCGCAAGAGGCTGAAGTGGACTCTGGCTTGGCTGATGCTCGAAGTGCTTGAGCTGAGCACGATGGTGCACACCGATTAGGCGAATTATCTTTTACCGGAAGTACCCTTTTAATTAAGTTTTTGCCCCACAGCCGTGGGGTTTTTTTTGCGCTATTATGTGCCCTCAATAGATAGTCGAAATAACCTAATTCACTTATTGAGAGGGAGTGAAACAAGCATGTCGGATGACGTGGGTGCGAGTTTGCGTTCCTTGCGCAAGCAGCGGGGAATTTCGCAGCGTGAGCTGGCAAAGCTATGTGGAGTTACTCACTCTAGTCTTTCGCTGATAGAGCAGGGAAAAGTTAGCCCGTCAGTCAGTTCCCTGAAGAAAATTCTGAACGCATTTTCCATAAGCGTCGGTGATTTTTTTACGATGGACCTTGATAGTCAGGAGCAGGTTTTCTATTCGGCTGATGAGCTTGTTGATATCGCCTCTGGTGATATTTCCTACAAGCTTGTAGGAGCGAATCGGCCTAATCGCGCGTTGGCATTTATGGTTGAGAATTATCAACCGGGCGCTGACACAGGGCAGGCGATGATTGCTCACTACGGTGAAGAGGCTGGCTTCGTCATAGAAGGTGAAATCGAAATCATCGTGGGAAGCACCGCTAGACGCTTAGGGCCGGGTGAATCGTATTATTTCAAGACAAGCGTTCCGCATCGTTTCCGAAATACCGGAGATGCACCCTGTAAGATAATTAGCTGTGCTACACCTGGTAAGACGTTCTGACATTACTGGCTTATATTGTGCGGCAACTGTTGCAGCAATGATGGCGCGCAAATCGCTTGGACTCTGCTGCAACGCTAGCGGGTGAGCAGAAAGACCCCTTGCAAGAAGTAGAAGACCCCAATACCGGTGACGATCCAGCGGGTCCAGGTGCGGAAGTTGGCATCGGTGAGGCGGTGTAAAATGCGGTTGCCGGTGTGGGTACCAAAGATCGCAAACGGCGCCGCTAGCAGGACAATGCCCCACTCTCCGGCACTAAGCGACATGGCGGCACCCAGGTAGAAAATGATTTTAATGCTGTGCGCCACCACCTGAATCATCGCCTTGGTGGCGACTACCTGACGTCGATCCATGCGAGAGCGCACAAAGAAAATATCAATAAGTGGCCCGGAAACCCCCGCCGCAATTGTCAAACCGCCAGAAGCGATACCACAGCACAGCGCGTGGCTGGCGCGGTTGGCATCCAGGTGAAACCAGCGCTTGGGCATCCATACCAAAATCGGCATCAGGCCTATCAAAATCGATACGCTGGCGGCGTTAGGGCTGTAGTTGAACAACAGCAGCAAGCCAGCGGCACTCAATACGCCAAGGGTCATAAAGGCAACGATACGCCAGACAATATAGCGCCGCGATAGCCATGCCCGTGACCCATTCGCGGTGAGCTGTATTACGCCGTGCACCGCCATTGCCGTGCCTGCAGGAAAGATCAACAGTAGAAACCACAGCAGTACCAAACCGCCCGCCATGCCAAATACGCCAGAGAGCATCGACGTAAAAAACACCACACTAACCAGGGCTGCACCAATCCATAGTGACATCGTCAGATCCCTTAACTACGACAGAACGGCCATACCTGATAAAACTTGCGGCATTGGAATTCCGCTTCGCAGCTGTTGAGTTGCGATTGGTAGCGGCTGGCCCGCGTGGCGACTTGGCTGGCGGCCCGCTGTACGGCGGGTTTACCACGGTAGCTGCCGCGCTGATAGCCGCCTGCGCCTTCGTGATAGGCCAGGTAAAGGTGTTCAGGGTTGCTGAGTGAAACGCCGGTTTGTTCGCGGGTGCGTTGGTTGTACCAGCCAATAAAATCGGTGGCGTGTTTCATGTGCGTGCGGCGGGAAAATAGCCCGCCTACGTCATCTTCGTATTCACTCCACACAGGGTCTTGGGCCTGGGCGTAGCCTTTGGCTGAAGAAGGTCGCGGGCCGGGGATAAAGCCCAGGTAGTACTTGCGGTCTGGTCGAATGTGGCTACGAAACGACGATTCCTGCTGAATAAATGACATCTGGGTGGCGATCGGCGTGCCCCACTTCTCCTGAGACTCTTGGGCGTAGTCATACCAGCTGGGCTGTTCGCGGAAAATCTCGCAGATGTTGCTTTGATCCTCGGGTGGGTTGGGCGCGAAGGTAGCGCAGCCCGAGAGCGCCAGAACTAGGCCTAGCGGCACCCAACGGCGAAGCGTAGCGAAAGCCGGCCAGTGGCGAGCGATAAATCCATCAACAGGGCGGGGCATGACAAAGTCCTTGTGAATAAATTGTTATCGTTAAATGAGTGGCTGCTCACAAATCGCACGCTAGCGTAGCAGGCTCTCTAAGCAACGGCGTAATCGCTGGGCTTCGCGCACCAATGTTTCCCCCGAAAGCATTCCCACGCCCATTACCAGACCAACCCGTGGGTCGTGTTTGGCGCATACGGGGCTAAGTGGACGCACAACCAGATGTTCTTTTAACAGTGCTTGGGCGATCTGCACATCATTGATACCCGGCTCAAACTCAACACATAGGCTGATGGCGCTGCTCGGCGGTGAGACGCTGCGCACCTGTGGCAGCGAGCCTAGCTGGTCATGCAGTACCTGCTGGCGGCCTAAATAGTCACGCTGGATACGGCGGCACCAGGCGTCCAGGTCACCATCAAAAATGAATTGCGCCAGTACGGCCTGATCAAGCATGCGCCCTTCGCGGAAAAGCTCGCTGCGTAGGCGGTTCATTGGCCCTGCTAGATGATGCGGTACGACCAGGTAGCCCAAGCGCAAGCCAGGAAACATCATCTTGGAAAACGAGCCGACCAGCAAGTGGCGCGCCGAGTGCGCATCGAAGAGCAGGTTAGCGTGATCGTCGCGGTTAAATTCGTAGTCGTCTTCCACCACGTAGCTGGGCGACAAGGCATCACAAAGCTGTTGCTTATGCTCGGCGCTGGTGGGCACGCTCAGTGGATAGTGGTGGGAACCGGTCAAGTAGGCCAGTTTTATCGGGCCGGTATCGGAGGGCAGCGAATGCCCGTTACCGGGCTGCCACGCCAACATCTGGATGTCTAACCCCGCAGCGGTAAACACATTGCGCGCCCCCCAGTAACAAGGCGACTCCATTGCGACGGTATCGCCCACATCGGCCAGCGCCATGGCGCACAGCTGGATCCCGTTATGAGTGCCGTCGGTGATAATAATTTGCTCGGTATCGCAACTGATGTTGCGCCAGCGCGCCAGAAAATCGCGTATCGCACGTTTAAGCGGCCCATAGCCGCCGGTGGAGTAAGACAGCAGCAGGGCATTCTGCGGCACGGTGACACTGGCATACAGCTGCCGCCACTTGCGCATCGGAAACTGGGCAATATCGGGAATGCCGGGGACAAAGGCCCCACTTTGAATCATGCTGGCGCCGGGGCCGTCTAGTACGCGCTGGGCGCGCTTTGAGAGTTGGGTGTTGACTGGCAATGTCGTTGCAAGAACCGCCGGCTTGCAGGTCCAGGTCCCCTGGCCGTGGGCGGTTTTAAGCAATTGCTCCTCAAGTAACGTGCCGACTGCTTGCGCCAGGGTTTGGCGAGACACCCCCACAGCACTGGCCAGGGCACGGTGGGAAGGCAAGCGCAGCCCAGTAGGCCATTGATGGGTAATCGCCTGGCGCAGTGCCAACTCGATACGGACTTGCTTACTCAACTGTTCAGGCTGGTGTGCATAAAGCTGTTCAAAGTGGTGCAAAGCCTCCGTATGGTCCATTTTGAAAGTCTCCTGTCGCACTTTAAGCCGGCAATGATCGGGTGTTACTACGAAAGTCGAATGCAAGTTGCGCACTAATTTGGTGCGCCCAGAAAGTGGTCTAGTCGAACGCCAAAGTGGTGCATTCGCGTTCTGCCCGCTGCCTGCTAGCGTGTGGTTATTCCGTTAAAGCGGAATCGGGATACTGCGCCTCAGAGCGCCCATGACAACATCCAATAACTTGCAGGACTCTGCGCTATGACAACGTCTTCTTCAGAACAAGCCAAACTCGTCCGGGTGCTGGCCCGCGGCGACGTACTCGCCCTGGCATTTGGCGCCATGATCGGCTGGGGCTGGATTGTCCTTACCGGCACCGCCATTCAATCTGCTGGCAGCGTAGGCGCCATTCTAGCCTTTATCATTGGTGGTTTAGCGATTGTTTTAGTCGGCCTAACCTATGCTGAGCTTGCTTCGGCGATGCCTAAAGTCGGCGGTGAGCATGTTTACAGCTACCGCGCGCTAGGCCATTGGCCCTCTTTCTTCTGCACATGGGCGATCATATTAGGCTATCTAAGCGTGGTGGCGTTTGAAGCCGTCGCGCTGCCAACAGTGGTCGAGCATCTTGCGCCCAACTACGCCGTCGGCCACATGTGGACCATTGCTGGCTGGGAAGTTAAAGC harbors:
- a CDS encoding aldehyde dehydrogenase, which codes for MAADNTKTLADWQAKAASLSFETRAFINGEFVAAAGGSTLTSINPATGSVLAEVASCDAPEAERATQAARETFDSGVWSRCPPSQRKRVLLRLADLVETHRDELALLDTLDMGKPISSSLGDLAGTVACLRYQAECIDKLYGEVAPTGDRALGLVLREPMGVVAAIVPWNFPLMMTSWKIAPALAAGNSVVLKPSEKSPLSALRLAHLAQEAGIPDGVFQVLPGYGHTVGKALALSMQVDCLAFTGSTAVGKQLMQYAGQSNLKRVFLECGGKSPNIVFADCQHLDAVAQSAAEAIFHNQGEVCIAGSRLLVENSIRKEFVARVVKAAEHMQPGDPLDPDSFMGAMVDEAQYHRVLEYIRQGESEGATLTLGGEANHSQGYFLSPTIFDDVTPDMRIGREEIFGPVLSVFGFDSEEQAIALANDSDFGLAAGVWSQDIDRIMRVSRRLQSGQVYVNNWAGIDQTVPFGGVKQSGNGRDKSLHAQEKYCEVKTVWMSLSV
- the nhaC gene encoding Na+/H+ antiporter NhaC; its protein translation is MSTDHTAKEDQETPRPSLKATMIPIVFMAASLGIFIGYFETDPHLPLFLSAIVATIVAIATGSRWKHLEAGIMRSIGLTTQAIVILIIIGTIIGYWIAGGIVPTMIYYGLSILAPDYFLVAACLICCLVSLAGGNAWTAAGTIGIALMGVGEGLGLNPAMVAGAVISGVYFGDKISPLSETTNMAPGVVGVDLFEHIRYMLYTTVPALAVALVLYTILGLNMTPSGDGATQVAELQQSLNELFIISPWLLLVPAAVIVMMIKKVPAIPALAVGSLMGIVCAIVVQGVPLDDSFTIFVEGYSVDTGNVTVDDLLTNGGTDAMMWTVSLIIIAMSFGGILESAGFFRTIVESLLKLAKTTGSLIATTVATAMTANVVGCDQYLSIILPARMYANEFQRRSLKLKNLSRTVEDAGTMTSPLVPWNTCGAFMFATLGVSAFSYAPYAFLALLSPLFAILYGFTGFRIAYEDVPQEAEVDSGLADARSA
- a CDS encoding cupin domain-containing protein; this translates as MSDDVGASLRSLRKQRGISQRELAKLCGVTHSSLSLIEQGKVSPSVSSLKKILNAFSISVGDFFTMDLDSQEQVFYSADELVDIASGDISYKLVGANRPNRALAFMVENYQPGADTGQAMIAHYGEEAGFVIEGEIEIIVGSTARRLGPGESYYFKTSVPHRFRNTGDAPCKIISCATPGKTF
- a CDS encoding sulfite exporter TauE/SafE family protein, which translates into the protein MSLWIGAALVSVVFFTSMLSGVFGMAGGLVLLWFLLLIFPAGTAMAVHGVIQLTANGSRAWLSRRYIVWRIVAFMTLGVLSAAGLLLLFNYSPNAASVSILIGLMPILVWMPKRWFHLDANRASHALCCGIASGGLTIAAGVSGPLIDIFFVRSRMDRRQVVATKAMIQVVAHSIKIIFYLGAAMSLSAGEWGIVLLAAPFAIFGTHTGNRILHRLTDANFRTWTRWIVTGIGVFYFLQGVFLLTR
- a CDS encoding transglycosylase SLT domain-containing protein; protein product: MPRPVDGFIARHWPAFATLRRWVPLGLVLALSGCATFAPNPPEDQSNICEIFREQPSWYDYAQESQEKWGTPIATQMSFIQQESSFRSHIRPDRKYYLGFIPGPRPSSAKGYAQAQDPVWSEYEDDVGGLFSRRTHMKHATDFIGWYNQRTREQTGVSLSNPEHLYLAYHEGAGGYQRGSYRGKPAVQRAASQVATRASRYQSQLNSCEAEFQCRKFYQVWPFCRS
- a CDS encoding aminotransferase-like domain-containing protein — its product is MDHTEALHHFEQLYAHQPEQLSKQVRIELALRQAITHQWPTGLRLPSHRALASAVGVSRQTLAQAVGTLLEEQLLKTAHGQGTWTCKPAVLATTLPVNTQLSKRAQRVLDGPGASMIQSGAFVPGIPDIAQFPMRKWRQLYASVTVPQNALLLSYSTGGYGPLKRAIRDFLARWRNISCDTEQIIITDGTHNGIQLCAMALADVGDTVAMESPCYWGARNVFTAAGLDIQMLAWQPGNGHSLPSDTGPIKLAYLTGSHHYPLSVPTSAEHKQQLCDALSPSYVVEDDYEFNRDDHANLLFDAHSARHLLVGSFSKMMFPGLRLGYLVVPHHLAGPMNRLRSELFREGRMLDQAVLAQFIFDGDLDAWCRRIQRDYLGRQQVLHDQLGSLPQVRSVSPPSSAISLCVEFEPGINDVQIAQALLKEHLVVRPLSPVCAKHDPRVGLVMGVGMLSGETLVREAQRLRRCLESLLR